In the Wyeomyia smithii strain HCP4-BCI-WySm-NY-G18 chromosome 2, ASM2978416v1, whole genome shotgun sequence genome, one interval contains:
- the LOC129725519 gene encoding HMG box-containing protein 4 isoform X2 has translation MEHTPKNHEVTGVSRSGRVCKKSSKLMDFQSPDDISDAKQKKAQKLKIQSSGSATFSLEYLADIAKMEHDSDIPLDDGEPLSDSGEDENDSTLDSDDDDASDIEDLEGTQEEDEKSESELLVEMAPKRSLYMLEKSSKYRKMLKDGKVVTGKTERKDKGKRRFTAYMLWAKEARKQMLTNPDLDFGTISKRLGEMWANVPSNQKHNWKRRAKRVANKFKQNKEKAMDSPFVKRYLHLEQSNTTAVASVVTPPVASSISPGSTRGKKSQLKSSAAADIKTSTLQGTHLSPESPSKSGHTKLPGCQPSDVAAHLKLLGDSLTIIGERLKEHEGQIAVSGSLSVLLDSLLCSLGPLMCLTVHIPGLQPDAEHLKEVFQNTLDNIAYVMPGL, from the exons ATGGAGCACACACCCAAAAATCACG AAGTAACAGGTGTGTCCCGCAGTGGAAGAGTTTGCAAGAAATCTTCTAAGTTAATGGATTTCCAGTCCCCGGACGACATCTCGGACGCAAAGCAGAAGAAAGCACAGAAATTGAAAATACAGTCTTCTGGGTCCGCAACCTTTAGTTTGGAGTATTTAGCG GATATCGCAAAGATGGAACACGATTCAGACATCCCTTTGGATGATGGTGAACCTTTATCAGATTCAGGAGAAGACGAAAACGATTCCACTCTGGATTCAGACGACGACGATGCTTCTGACATTGAGGACTTGGAAGGAACACAGGAGGAAGATGAGAAAAGTGAAAGTGAGCTGCTTGTTGAAATGGCACCGAAGCGCAGTTTGTACATGTTGGAAAAATCGTCCAAATATAGAAAGATGCTCAAAGACGGAAAA GTTGTTACCGGTAAAACTGAACGGAAAGATAAGGGAAAGCGTCGTTTCACTGCTTACATGTTATGGGCAAAAGAAGCAAGAAAGCAAATGCTTACGAACCCGGACCTTGATTTTGGCACAATTTCCAAACGACTTGGTGAAATGTGGGCAAATGTACCGAGCAATCAAAAACACAACTGGAAACGTCGCGCTAAAAGAGTAGCAAAcaaattcaaacaaaataaGGAGAAAGCCATGGATTCACCTTTTGTCAAACGATACTTGCATCTAGAGCAAAGCAATACAACTGCTGTAGCAAGCGTCGTTACTCCTCCAGTAGCAAGCAGCATCAGTCCCGGATCAACGCGAGGGAAAAAATCTCAATTGAAGTCAAGTGCTGCTGCtgatataaaaacatcaactttaCAAGGCACACATCTCTCACCAGAGTCTCCGTCGAAAAGTGGACATACAAAACTTCCGGGCTGTCAGCCTTCCGACGTTGCGGCACATTTGAAATTACTCGGAGATAGTCTGACAATAATAGGCGAACGACTTAAAGAGCACGAg GGTCAAATTGCTGTATCGGGGAGTCTTTCGGTTCTGTTGGATAGTCTACTTTGCTCACTCGGACCTTTGATGTGTCTGACTGTGCATATTCCGGGATTGCAGCCGGATGCTGAGCATCTGAAGGAAGTTTTTCAGAATACGCTAGACAACATCGCTTATGTAATGCCGGGATTGTAA
- the LOC129725519 gene encoding HMG box-containing protein 4 isoform X1, producing the protein MEHTPKNHAELEVTGVSRSGRVCKKSSKLMDFQSPDDISDAKQKKAQKLKIQSSGSATFSLEYLADIAKMEHDSDIPLDDGEPLSDSGEDENDSTLDSDDDDASDIEDLEGTQEEDEKSESELLVEMAPKRSLYMLEKSSKYRKMLKDGKVVTGKTERKDKGKRRFTAYMLWAKEARKQMLTNPDLDFGTISKRLGEMWANVPSNQKHNWKRRAKRVANKFKQNKEKAMDSPFVKRYLHLEQSNTTAVASVVTPPVASSISPGSTRGKKSQLKSSAAADIKTSTLQGTHLSPESPSKSGHTKLPGCQPSDVAAHLKLLGDSLTIIGERLKEHEGQIAVSGSLSVLLDSLLCSLGPLMCLTVHIPGLQPDAEHLKEVFQNTLDNIAYVMPGL; encoded by the exons ATGGAGCACACACCCAAAAATCACG CCGAATTAGAAGTAACAGGTGTGTCCCGCAGTGGAAGAGTTTGCAAGAAATCTTCTAAGTTAATGGATTTCCAGTCCCCGGACGACATCTCGGACGCAAAGCAGAAGAAAGCACAGAAATTGAAAATACAGTCTTCTGGGTCCGCAACCTTTAGTTTGGAGTATTTAGCG GATATCGCAAAGATGGAACACGATTCAGACATCCCTTTGGATGATGGTGAACCTTTATCAGATTCAGGAGAAGACGAAAACGATTCCACTCTGGATTCAGACGACGACGATGCTTCTGACATTGAGGACTTGGAAGGAACACAGGAGGAAGATGAGAAAAGTGAAAGTGAGCTGCTTGTTGAAATGGCACCGAAGCGCAGTTTGTACATGTTGGAAAAATCGTCCAAATATAGAAAGATGCTCAAAGACGGAAAA GTTGTTACCGGTAAAACTGAACGGAAAGATAAGGGAAAGCGTCGTTTCACTGCTTACATGTTATGGGCAAAAGAAGCAAGAAAGCAAATGCTTACGAACCCGGACCTTGATTTTGGCACAATTTCCAAACGACTTGGTGAAATGTGGGCAAATGTACCGAGCAATCAAAAACACAACTGGAAACGTCGCGCTAAAAGAGTAGCAAAcaaattcaaacaaaataaGGAGAAAGCCATGGATTCACCTTTTGTCAAACGATACTTGCATCTAGAGCAAAGCAATACAACTGCTGTAGCAAGCGTCGTTACTCCTCCAGTAGCAAGCAGCATCAGTCCCGGATCAACGCGAGGGAAAAAATCTCAATTGAAGTCAAGTGCTGCTGCtgatataaaaacatcaactttaCAAGGCACACATCTCTCACCAGAGTCTCCGTCGAAAAGTGGACATACAAAACTTCCGGGCTGTCAGCCTTCCGACGTTGCGGCACATTTGAAATTACTCGGAGATAGTCTGACAATAATAGGCGAACGACTTAAAGAGCACGAg GGTCAAATTGCTGTATCGGGGAGTCTTTCGGTTCTGTTGGATAGTCTACTTTGCTCACTCGGACCTTTGATGTGTCTGACTGTGCATATTCCGGGATTGCAGCCGGATGCTGAGCATCTGAAGGAAGTTTTTCAGAATACGCTAGACAACATCGCTTATGTAATGCCGGGATTGTAA
- the LOC129725518 gene encoding ADP-dependent glucokinase has protein sequence MGTSSYLAFLTALSVFTALFAIIYQAYLASNDLKTLTVILQNLKNLEHQYAVHRPRVAIGYGSCSDLYVKAVNFLNFTDNLEHLLRQKTFAVDDINTEDDFLQSFAYYFQRGAAAERFTVNRELFQNLVKLAKKSSSAEPRWALGGNAPVIGSRLAAEGAEVLLGAKMSSKLKSHLKADITLTGSLITDDDIHLILEYKTGDEWGSLRTPRANRYILHNDHHNPYLSSLDEFEQGLQGFNPHLFVVSGLQMMDNYVYEPGVRENLLKKVSNQMQAQSTDALVHFEMASFVELELLQLLLRHVVPYSDSIGMNEQELDNLRHVLETGKISLVADCNPRVAQSLDQARAVIRILNEDYFRHHVTNPKRRMLSRIHLHTLAFQAILVVGGSKWNHTKNAAAKASLTAHRHVCASQIVNPDAAYRLLDDSFASSLQDGSTRIPFTEHDPVSCWNETIITNEPSHRLDVEICVAPVLICKVAKQTAGAGDNISGAGLILQI, from the exons ATGGGAACAAGTTCTTATCTAGCATTCCTTACCGCTCTTAGTGTGTTCACCGCCCTATTTGCCATTATCTATCAAGCATATTTGGCCTCTAATGATTTAAAAACACTGACAGTaattttgcaaaatttgaaaaacctaGAGCATCAATATGCAGTGCATAGACCACGGGTTGCTATTGGGTATGGGTCCTGCAGCGATCTGTACGTCAAAGCGGTGAATTTTCTCAACTTTACCGATAATTTGGAGCATTTACTACGCCAAAAAACATTTGCCGTCGACGATATAAATACAGAAGATGATTTCTTACAAAGTTTTGCTTACTACTTTCAAAGAGGAGCTGCCGCTGA GCGTTTTACCGTTAACCGAGAACTATTTCAAAACTTAGTTAAATTGGCTAAAAAGTCATCTTCCGCGGAACCAAGATGGGCGCTGGGAGGAAATGCTCCTGTCATAGGATCTCGATTAGCTGCAGAAGGTGCTGAAGTATTGCTCGGAGCCAAAATGTCATCAAA GCTCAAATCTCACTTGAAAGCCGATATAACCTTAACCGGTAGCCTAATCACCGACGATGATATTCACCTAATTTTGGAGTACAAAACAGGTGATGAATGGGGCTCACTGCGTACTCCACGTGCCAATCGGTACATTCTACATAACGACCACCATAATCCGTATCTGAGCTCTCTGGACGAGTTCGAGCAAGGTCTACAAGGTTTCAATCCACATTTGTTCGTGGTGAGTGGTCTTCAGATGATGGATAACTATGTTTACGAACCTGGAGTTCGTGAGAATTTACTGAAAAAAGTTAGCAATCAAATGCAAGCACAATCCACTGATGCGCTGGTACACTTTGAAATGGCCAGCTTTGTTGAACTAGAGTTATTGCAACTTCTTCTGAGACATGTTGTGCCATATAGTGATTCAATAGGCATGAATGAACAAGAACTGGATAACCTGCGACATGTTCTAGAAACCGGCAAAATCAGTCTGGTGGCCGATTGTAATCCTCGCGTTGCTCAATCCTTAGACCAGGCAAGAGCAGTGATACGTATACTTAACGAAGACTACTTTAGACATCACGTTACAAATCCAAAACGACGAATGTTGTCACGGATTCATTTGCACACTTTAGCTTTCCAGGCTATTTTAGTTGTCGGTGGCAGTAAATGGAATCACACAAAGAATGCAGCAGCAAAAGCATCTCTAACTGCACATCGACACGTTTGTGCTAGTCAAATAGTTAACCCAGATGCTGCTTATCGCTTGCTGGACGATAGTTTCGCTTCTTCACTGCAAGATGGATCAACCCGGATTCCTTTTACTGAGCATGATCCTGTTTCATGCTGGAATGAAACAATTATAACCAACGAACCGTCGCATCGGTTGGACGTAGAAATCTGTGTGGCTCCTGTGTTGATTTGCAAGGTTGCCAAACAAACCGCAGGTGCTGGTGATAACATTTCTGGAGCAGGCCTAATACTGCAAATTTAA
- the LOC129725521 gene encoding phospholipase B1, membrane-associated → MFSNMLKPYRFYGIAQMLLIWILPHYLSYSQPQITSLDTPLFIEKFRGFRRSALNLIGNTGNNNNKFEMNLKMGKLQKQYPPDYPFFCNTTGMRSATVPSSVDKLRPGDIDIIGAIGDSLTAGNGAMATKVLEVLVENKGISWSIGGQSTWKQFLTLPNILKQYNPNLYGYAIRDTVSTSKASRFNAAEGGSMSQDIPHMARNLVKRMLHDPNVDMKNHWKLITLLIGGNDFCSNICYTNPPEKALQYHESNMLTALRIFRDYLPRTFVNLVSSPNVDILNHMKRKPHECVTMHVVECPCFIATRFVSQRRRFIKLIEQWNLLQMDIANRKEFHNKPDFTVVNQPFIMNISIPDKPNGDTDFSYMSADCFHLSQKGNARASNALWNNMLEPVGRKSVSWDHEFSNFKCPSPEMPYFRTIGNS, encoded by the exons ATGTTCTCAAACATGTTGAAACCGTACCGATTCTACGGTATAGCACAAATGCTGCTGATTTGGATATTACCGCACTATCTTAGCTACAGTCAACCACAAATAACTTCGTTGGACACGCCACTATTTATTGAGAAATTTAGAGGCTTTCGCCGTTCGGCTCTCAACCTAATAGGAAATACgggaaacaacaacaacaagttTGAAATGAACTTGAAGATGGGA AAATTACAAAAACAATATCCGCCGGATTATCCATTCTTCTGTAATACTACTGGAATGCGAAGTGCAACCGTACCATCCTCAGTAGACAAACTGCGTCCTGGTGATATTGATATTATTGGAGCAATCGGAGATTCGCTAACGGCTGGAAATGGCGCAATGGCCACGAAGGTCCTAGAAGTTCTAGTAGAAAACAAAGGGATTTCGTGGAGTATTGGAGGTCAGTCTACATGGAAACAGTTTTTAACACTGCCAAATATTCTAAAGCAATATAATCCCAATCTATACGGATATGCAATTCGGGATACGGTATCGACAAGTAAAGCTTCAAG ATTCAATGCAGCCGAAGGAGGATCCATGAGTCAGGACATTCCTCACATGGCAAGAAATTTGGTGAAACGCATGCTGCATGATCCTAACGTTGATATGAAAAATCATTGGAAGTTAATCACACTACTCATAGGCGGAAATGATTTTTGTTCCAACATATGCTACACAAACCCACCGGAGAAAGCCCTACAATATCATGAGTCGAACATGTTGACTGCTTTAAGAATCTTCAGAGATTACCTACCTCGTACTTTCGTAAATCTAGTTTCAAGTCCAA ATGTAGATATCCTGAACCATATGAAGAGAAAACCACACGAATGTGTCACAATGCACGTTGTAGAATGCCCCTGCTTTATTGCAACCCGATTCGTTTCCCAACGACGTCGTTTTATCAAACTTATAGAACAATGGAATCTGCTACAGATGGACATAGCGAACCGAAAGGAGTTTCATAATAAACCCGATTTCACCGTTGTCAATCAACCCTTTATTATGAACATCAGCATTCCGGATAAACCAAACGGAGATACGGACTTTAGTTATATGTCTGCCGATTGTTTTCATTTGAGTCAAAAAGGGAATGCTCGTGCGAGTAACGCTCTGTGGAACAATATGCTGGAACCGGTGGGAAGAAAATCAGTCAGTTGGGATCACGAGTTTAGCAACTTTAAATGTCCCTCTCCGGAAATGCCATACTTTCGTACTATTGGAAATAGCTAA